The following are encoded in a window of Longimicrobium terrae genomic DNA:
- a CDS encoding ISH6 family transposase: protein MLTLETSIQLSWNVTVSATGINDLANGLPRIGRELALGAAARIVEQAQEEHLERVFAGEAEIVCHRCGVVHVGPDARLGARGCRRRKLRISSGVLCFALRQVTCRECGRTWSPYAELLGIRPRQRIAEELERKLVEAVTNQSYGKTCSLAKTWLGSSVSPRTLHRCVQARGEKVVFTPAPGCKVAMADGTKVPAGKSRYGTDVRIAFQILGRCTENGRPRVRKRIAGWSIGPVGWSEALPAGIASDVIVTDREAGIPEVLARQHPGVRHQLCEWHMGHTSKHLMALDHVPVAERKERVQELNAILWSLDPPAVKQLRFEAFWQALPHRRAKAMLRDSGSRILYDEPSAARTTSLAEREMREVNRRTDVGVLWSTKGVNNMLKLRHALRLNPDDFDRVWLPVQPITFHPVPHA from the coding sequence ATGCTCACGCTGGAAACCAGTATCCAGCTGTCGTGGAACGTAACCGTGTCTGCCACCGGGATCAACGACCTAGCGAACGGGCTGCCCCGCATCGGCCGGGAGCTCGCCCTGGGGGCTGCGGCCAGGATCGTGGAGCAGGCTCAGGAGGAGCACCTGGAGCGGGTCTTCGCGGGTGAGGCGGAGATCGTCTGCCACCGGTGCGGTGTGGTACATGTGGGTCCGGACGCCAGACTCGGGGCCCGTGGCTGTCGCCGGCGGAAGCTGCGCATCAGTTCCGGCGTGCTGTGCTTCGCGCTGCGGCAGGTCACGTGTCGCGAGTGCGGCAGAACGTGGAGTCCGTACGCGGAACTGCTCGGCATCAGGCCACGCCAGCGCATCGCCGAGGAACTGGAGCGCAAGCTGGTCGAGGCCGTCACGAACCAGTCGTACGGGAAGACCTGCTCGCTGGCGAAGACGTGGCTGGGCAGCAGCGTCTCGCCACGCACGCTGCACCGCTGCGTACAGGCGCGCGGCGAGAAGGTCGTCTTCACCCCGGCCCCTGGCTGCAAGGTGGCGATGGCGGATGGGACCAAGGTGCCCGCGGGGAAGAGCCGGTATGGCACCGACGTGCGGATTGCATTCCAGATCCTGGGCCGCTGCACGGAGAACGGGCGCCCCCGTGTCCGCAAGCGGATCGCGGGCTGGTCCATCGGGCCGGTCGGCTGGTCGGAGGCGCTGCCTGCCGGGATCGCGTCCGACGTGATCGTGACGGACCGGGAGGCCGGGATCCCGGAAGTCCTTGCCCGCCAGCATCCGGGCGTGCGCCACCAGCTCTGCGAGTGGCACATGGGACACACGTCGAAGCACCTGATGGCGCTGGACCACGTACCCGTCGCGGAGCGCAAGGAGCGGGTGCAGGAACTCAACGCCATCCTGTGGAGCCTGGACCCGCCGGCGGTGAAGCAGCTGCGCTTCGAGGCATTCTGGCAGGCGTTGCCGCACCGCCGCGCAAAGGCGATGCTGCGGGATTCAGGGAGCCGCATCCTGTACGACGAACCCTCTGCCGCGCGGACCACGAGCCTGGCCGAGCGGGAGATGCGGGAGGTAAACCGCAGGACCGACGTCGGTGTGCTGTGGAGCACGAAGGGCGTGAACAACATGCTCAAGCTGCGGCACGCCCTGCGGCTCAATCCGGATGACTTCGATCGCGTCTGGCTCCCTGTCCAGCCGATCACTTTCCACCCGGTGCCTCATGCCTGA
- a CDS encoding M20 metallopeptidase family protein, with the protein MTVADETELLVRTRRDLHRHPELGFQEHRTAGIAAERLRAAGYKVQTGLAGTGVVGTLHGGAGTGPTLLLRADMDALPIHEQTTHDFPSGTEGVMHACGHDAHVAIGLAVAERLARSRGEWGGTVKYMFQPAEEGLGGAVGMIDAGVLDGVDAALGLHVWLGLPSGIVGVVQGPQMAGAGEFHVTIHGRGGHGAIPHETVDALMIASQCVVALQTVVSRTVSPLEPAVVTVGSFHAGTAHNVIAATAELVGTLRAFDPTLLDELPGRVEGVIAGVCAALGATYDFQYRKEATPTVNDRRLAEIVRVEAERIVGAERVRTDPDVRTMAAEDFGDVLEQVPGCYFFVGGRNEERGMIHPHHSAHFDLCESCMPVGVDVLEAAALRVLKGGLAS; encoded by the coding sequence ATGACCGTCGCCGACGAAACCGAACTGCTGGTCCGCACCCGGCGCGACCTGCACCGCCACCCCGAGCTGGGATTTCAGGAGCACCGCACCGCCGGCATCGCCGCCGAGCGCCTGCGCGCGGCGGGGTACAAGGTGCAGACCGGGCTCGCGGGCACCGGCGTGGTGGGCACGCTGCACGGCGGCGCCGGCACCGGCCCCACGCTGCTGCTGCGCGCCGACATGGACGCGCTCCCCATTCACGAGCAGACCACGCACGACTTCCCCAGCGGCACCGAAGGCGTCATGCACGCCTGCGGGCACGACGCGCACGTGGCCATCGGGCTGGCCGTGGCCGAGCGGCTGGCGCGGTCGCGCGGCGAGTGGGGCGGTACGGTGAAGTACATGTTTCAGCCCGCGGAAGAGGGGCTGGGCGGCGCCGTGGGGATGATCGACGCGGGCGTGCTGGACGGGGTGGACGCGGCGCTGGGGCTGCACGTGTGGCTGGGACTGCCCAGCGGCATCGTGGGCGTGGTGCAGGGGCCGCAGATGGCGGGGGCGGGCGAGTTCCACGTCACCATCCACGGCCGCGGCGGCCACGGCGCCATTCCGCACGAGACGGTCGACGCGCTGATGATCGCCAGCCAGTGCGTGGTGGCGCTGCAGACGGTGGTGTCGCGAACGGTGTCGCCGCTGGAACCCGCCGTGGTGACCGTGGGATCGTTTCACGCCGGCACGGCGCACAACGTGATCGCCGCCACCGCGGAACTGGTGGGCACCCTCCGCGCGTTCGATCCCACGCTGCTGGACGAGCTTCCCGGGCGCGTGGAAGGGGTGATCGCCGGCGTGTGCGCTGCCCTGGGCGCCACCTACGACTTCCAGTACCGCAAGGAGGCCACGCCCACCGTCAACGACCGCCGGCTGGCGGAAATCGTGCGGGTGGAGGCGGAGCGCATCGTGGGCGCGGAGCGCGTGCGCACCGATCCGGACGTGCGCACGATGGCGGCGGAGGACTTTGGCGACGTGCTGGAGCAGGTGCCGGGGTGCTACTTCTTTGTGGGCGGGCGCAACGAGGAGCGCGGGATGATTCACCCGCACCATTCCGCGCACTTCGACCTGTGCGAAAGCTGCATGCCCGTGGGCGTGGACGTGCTGGAGGCGGCTGCCCTCCGCGTGCTCAAGGGCGGATTGGCAAGCTGA